One Engystomops pustulosus chromosome 7, aEngPut4.maternal, whole genome shotgun sequence DNA window includes the following coding sequences:
- the LOC140069430 gene encoding jeltraxin-like isoform X1 encodes MSRPIEIRVRMKGLVTFFFMLAGCHVARASFKTMLLFPEEESTDYVTLKAKNIVAKQITVCMRSFSGLTKPHSLLSLATPEYNKAFLIYPMPPDKFLISINNEDTYFKVDPDVFRWKLICVTWDSKTGLLQLLLNGKRYPRRVTKTRAPIGPQMSVVLGQKQGIFGGGFNVNEAFVGEMCEVNIYDSVLPETTMRSYLADTLYYAGTIYNWIDYKYTINGSILVLQDQFYF; translated from the exons ATGAAGGGTCTCGTCACTTTCTTTTTCATGTTGGCTGGATGTCATGTGGCAAGAG CAAGTTTTAAAACAATGCTGCTTTTCCCGGAGGAAGAAAGCACCGACTACGTGACTCTGAAGGCTAAGAATATAGTTGCAAAACAAATCACAGTATGCATGCGCTCCTTCAGTGGCCTTACCAAACCGCATTCCCTTCTTTCCTTAGCTACACCTGAATACAACAAAGCCTTCCTTATTTACCCGATgcctccagacaaatttttgatCTCCATAAATAATGAAGATACTTACTTCAAGGTGGATCCTGATGTTTTCCGGTGGAAACTAATTTGTGTAACTTGGGACTCTAAGACGGGACTGCTCCAACTGTTGCTCAATGGCAAGCGTTACCCTAGAAGAGTTACCAAAACCAGAGCTCCGATAGGACCTCAGATGAGTGTTGTCCTTGGGCAGAAACAGGGCATCTTTGGCGGTGGGTTTAACGTTAATGAAGCCTTTGTAGGTGAAATGTGTGAAGTTAATATATATGATAGTGTCCTGCCTGAGACAACTATGAGGAGCTATTTGGCTGACACACTATATTATGCTGGGACTATTTATAATTGGATCGATTACAAATACACAATCAATGGGTCCATTCTTGTCTTGCAAGACCAGTTTTATTTTTGA
- the LOC140069430 gene encoding jeltraxin-like isoform X3: MKGLVTFFFMLAGCHVARASFKTMLLFPEEESTDYVTLKAKNIVAKQITVCMRSFSGLTKPHSLLSLATPEYNKAFLIYPMPPDKFLISINNEDTYFKVDPDVFRWKLICVTWDSKTGLLQLLLNGKRYPRRVTKTRAPIGPQMSVVLGQKQGIFGGGFNVNEAFVGEMCEVNIYDSVLPETTMRSYLADTLYYAGTIYNWIDYKYTINGSILVLQDQFYF; the protein is encoded by the exons ATGAAGGGTCTCGTCACTTTCTTTTTCATGTTGGCTGGATGTCATGTGGCAAGAG CAAGTTTTAAAACAATGCTGCTTTTCCCGGAGGAAGAAAGCACCGACTACGTGACTCTGAAGGCTAAGAATATAGTTGCAAAACAAATCACAGTATGCATGCGCTCCTTCAGTGGCCTTACCAAACCGCATTCCCTTCTTTCCTTAGCTACACCTGAATACAACAAAGCCTTCCTTATTTACCCGATgcctccagacaaatttttgatCTCCATAAATAATGAAGATACTTACTTCAAGGTGGATCCTGATGTTTTCCGGTGGAAACTAATTTGTGTAACTTGGGACTCTAAGACGGGACTGCTCCAACTGTTGCTCAATGGCAAGCGTTACCCTAGAAGAGTTACCAAAACCAGAGCTCCGATAGGACCTCAGATGAGTGTTGTCCTTGGGCAGAAACAGGGCATCTTTGGCGGTGGGTTTAACGTTAATGAAGCCTTTGTAGGTGAAATGTGTGAAGTTAATATATATGATAGTGTCCTGCCTGAGACAACTATGAGGAGCTATTTGGCTGACACACTATATTATGCTGGGACTATTTATAATTGGATCGATTACAAATACACAATCAATGGGTCCATTCTTGTCTTGCAAGACCAGTTTTATTTTTGA